The genome window ATGGACTGAGAGATTCCTACTTGTGCGTGTGGTCCCCTGTAGGGTGCTGATGGTGCTTGGGGCGGGCCGTGGACCTTTAGTAAACGCCTCGTTACGCGCAGCCAAGCAGGCCGACAGGAAGCTGCGTGTGTATGCCGTGGAGAAAAACCCCAATGCTGTCGTCACGTAAgttcaaaattaaaaaaatatccttccccccccccccccccccccctccctacacaaCCATGTATGAAAATTCCATATCTATTCcatgttgtttttatttgatGGATTTTGTATGTGAAAGGGGCTTCAGTCACTAGTACTGGCTTGAAAAATATGTAAAcaaagtacagtacagtattttAACTGCAGGGAATCATACATCCTATGTTACCAAACAATgctaaaagagaaaaagaggctTGAGATCTTAGGATGTGATATTGAGCGGGGTTATCATTGCAGGCTGGAGAACTGGCGCTTTGAGGAGTGGGGCGACCAGGTGACCGTTGTGTCGTGTGACATGCGGGAGTGGGCAGCTCCGGAGAAAGCGGACATCATCGTCAGCGAGCTGCTTGGATCCTTCGGGGACAACGAACTGTCCCCTGAGTGCCTTGATGGAGCACAGCACTTTCTCAAAGGTAACGGAATGGTGGCTGGACAGACACAGGAACACATCTGTTCTGTTCTCTCTGTGAGAATGCACATGACCCATTTCCGTCAAGTGGTATGGTGAAGTCGTACAAGGTTAGGAAGCACAATGGGTCAGTATTTGGTCCTTTGTGTTGATTGTCTGTATGTTCTTCCCCTCCGTGTTGTTGCTGTCCTCTCTCAGATGATGGGGTGAGTATTCCAAGCTCGTACACCTCCTTCCTGGCTCCTCTGTCCTCATCGAAGTTATATAATGAAGTGAGGGGCTCACGGGAGCGGGACAAGGACCCAGAGTGCCACTTTGAGACGCCCTACGTTGTCAGACTGCACAACTTCCACCAGCTGGCTGACCCCCAGCCGTGCTTTACGTTCACACACCCGACTACAGGTATGAAATCCTGATTGAACCAGAAGGGCTCTCGGAGAGCGCAGACCTCCGCCACAATCTTGCAATGTCAGtaaaagtgaaactaaatttGTGGAGCAGCCCCGTGTGTTGGTTCCACTCCTCAATGCCATAGGTTCTTCCTAGGCTCATACTGCACCTTTCCAAAAAGATTTAATGCTGCAGTGCATTTGTAACATTCCCCTGCCCGAGTTGCTCTACACGCGAATGTGACTTAATGTAGCACTTATAGCGTTCCCGTTTATCTTTGTGGGGAAGAACATGGACGCCACCAGGGCAGCAGATGTCTCGGTAGTGCTGGGCGCTTGCCTAGAACACGAGAGCAAGCTCGGGGCTAATCTAAACAAGCTACGGGATGATTCACACTTACGTTCACATTCCAGCTTCATCACACTTACAATTTCAATATCAACAGGGGCAGTAGCAGACTTGTTATTGTTAGCTACATTAGCCTTTTTAGCAAAGCTGAAATGACGTGAGACAGCTTGGAAATTTCACACTTTCCCACATGGACAATGCAAAAGGAATGCAGCATAAGTACATCATGGCCCATAGTTTTGCGTAGTCCTGCTTGCATACAAACAAACTAAAAATTTAACTTCCTTTGCAGATATATATAttgaaattttataaaaaagtggAGTTCAGTTATGAAGACATAGAAGTTCTTAACCGAGGCTTTATAGTTCACATTGGAATCATTTACTAATAAATGTAAGCCTTCCCATGCAACCTTGTTTGATGTACTGTAGTGTACACTTCATAATGTAAAATGCTACCTGTTGTGCTTTCTTTACACCAGAATCTTATACAGACACTCCATATGCCATATACCTCATGACGTATGATTGTATGCTTGGACTTATGTGTTCTCTCTTGATCTCCCTACAGACATGAACAATAATAGGTACCAGTGCCTACGCTTCGCAGTGGGATGTAACTCGGTGCTCCATGGGTTCGCTGGCTATTTTGAGACCACGTTATATAAAGACGTCATGCTGAGTAAGGCCAGATCTTACAGTTGACATCAGTTCATGCTGTTTGTAGACTATATGGTATTTTTCCAAATGTTCTTCTGTCACTGCAGGGTTTCAAGTTCTCATGCACTGTGCTGGAATGTAGATGTGGACAGGGTTGTTTGAGATGGACAATTATATGTAATGTAGTGGTGTTGAAAACTTGTTTTGTGGTGGGGTAGCATCTGTTATCtcaagttaaaaaaaatgtctttCCTTTAATCCCTTTATTTTTGATTGATTTAAATAGCTATAGATATGTATTAACTTTTCCTTTCACTCATTGTAGGTATACGACCAGAGACTCATTCCCCAGGAATGTTCTCCTGGTTCCCCATTCTTTTCCCACTCAAAGTAAGTTCTGTAATATGTAATCTACTGACACTAGCACACCAGCTAGCACTACAGTGCCGATTCCTGTCAACAAACATACATATTGTACCCTGCTGATACAAGCTTCAGTCTCTGGATTTTACTAACTGTGCCTTAACTCTTCTGTGTCTCCTTGCAGCAGCCAATTTCAGTGGCAGGTGGCGATCATGTTTGCGTGAGATTCTGGAGATGCAATAATGGGAAGAAGGTATGGTACGAGTGGGCAGTCACCGAGCCAACATGTTCTGCCATCCACAACCCCGCTGGGCGCTCTTATACCATAGGCTTGTGAAGACGGAGGATGCACACTTAAACATatcagaccaacacacacacaaatacacacacacacaaatacagtacacacacacacacatacgtaaacATGTTGTAAATTAGTTCTGTGTGAAAATGAGTCTCCCCTCCTGCTGTTCAGGCCCTACCTTCAGAGCAATGGTGGGCATTATGAGTTGTCAGCTACCACTGAGAATTCCTGTAAATCCAAGGattgtttctgtttgtttgtttgtttttattcaaaTGAAGGTCATAGGTAATTATGAAAACTGGATTTAGTTTGTCGGCACCAGAGAACAAAAAGTAGTAGAGAagcaagagtttttttttttctttctgctgtTCCGGTTTGTTTTTAAAGTACAACCAAATCTGTAAGTTAGCTATTAATGACACACCGTAAAACTTCGAATGTCACATTCAAGTGTCACAAGAGCCATATTTTCTAAGGCGAtttctgttttgtgttgtgttctgtACGAGTCAGCCACATCCTTGGTGCTACAGGTTAGAGGGAGATCTCAGAAACACAAGCCAGCTGAACCGACAGCCTTACCAGGCATGCATTCCACACTGAGATGCCATGCAAGTATGTCAGTGCCACACTGTAGACACACAGCAACTCCCACAGAGATTGAGCTTCCTGTGTCAGAAGAGGTCAGTTGATGATGGAGAATCAGAAAACGACTGTCTCAGTTTCCCTTTTCTTCCCTTTTGTATTTGGTGTTTACCACAAAACCACAATTTCAACTAAAAccaggaaaaaatatataataaaataacCCACGTTGAAATTGGACATGAATTGTGTAcctgtttgttttctgtgttgTCATTCTCAGTATAATTAGACTAGAACTGGAGCAGAATCATAAGATTTCACAACGGAGGCTATGCCCCAAATGTAAAATTATAGTTCCCTTATTCCTAATGCAGCAGGTGGCATCACTGATCGAAATGAGAATGTCGAAACACAACTAAAGAAGCTTTAAGAAAAAGTTTGGTCTAGCAACAACCTATGGTCTATTTTAGATGATGATTCGcaaatatggcagttgtctacatatCCCACCCTTTCCTGTACTTTAAGAAACAACTGCATTTTTGTCTTTTATATTCTTATCTTTATCAATTTGGGGCGAgatatgtagcctatagcctggtTAACAAAACTCATTCATTTCCAACACTTGCATCGCGACGGGCGCTAACTTTGGTttggctggaccaatgatttcaatcaCATTATTCAACGTTAATTCCTATTTTGACtaaaactttacaaactgacactCAACAGCATTGACAGTCAGGAAACGATGtatttacctttgctgtaaataaatgtacaaaATCTTACTGCAATTGTTGATGTTTGCATGCGTTGCTTACTAAATCATTCGACAAAGTAGTCTACAACAAATCTATGAAGTAGCCTGTCCAGGAAATTAATTGAAAAAGAGACTACTCTAATGCACCTTTTTGCATGCCTTTGTTAGATGAAGGTTATTTCATTTCTCACGTTAGTGCATCACATTTGGCTGCTATGATAATCTAAGGAAACATGTCCAATGCATCCCATTGCCATGCAGTCCTAGTTGTGTGATGCTTGACCCAGATCGCTACCACAGTAGTTCATTTGTGTAGGCCACATAAATATACATTTGACACTTGCAGACCATCTACCAACAGCCTACCACTTGCCGGCTTTCTTATCAAAACCTTGCACATTGTAGCCTCAGCAGCTAGGCCtcagtgtaggctactgtctGCCATATTTTTCTGGATAAGACCAATGAAGGAGACTacccatgtaggcctactggagaTGTTTCAGAAAAGAGACTGGTTCAACAGAAGTTAAAAGTTTTTAACAtaaatgcttacattttctccTATAAAGTAACCTATGATGGAATACAGTCTATGCAGCCAATTAAACTGCTGAATTGAGATAGCCTACAGTCTGAGACCTCGTCACGACCAAAGGCTGTTATATGGAAATATGTTTAACATTTATATTAGGCTAGCATttctttatgtttatgtttataaagCATTGGCTTGACAGCGCATGACAAAGACACGTTTTCAAAGTTTCACTCATCAAACCACAAGTTCAAGAAATACTGAAAAATCATCCGTGAGCATAAACCATCACCGGTCATCGCTGTGCTGTATTCATAGGCTATTCATAATCactatagtttgtttttaatgtATAGGCTACATATGTAAAGGCTACAGATTGGACAAACACAGGAATGTCCCCTTGGCAAAGACAGTGATGGGCGGGGTCTGAGGAGTTTACTAAACCAGGTGAGCCAGACTGGGCACACAGGACACCTGACTGCATTCATTCTGCAGTCTTCAGGAACTCCGAGGACAGCGTCGGGTGTCTCGCTCTCGATGGATGGTTCTGGTCGTGCAGATGCCAAAAGAATGTCATGATTGGTCGAGGTTTATTCTTTCAGAGCTCAAGTTTGTCATCTTTTTGTGGATTTCTTTGTTCTACCTATGGAAACAGTTTATGCGCATTTAAACTAAATTTAGGTCAGTTGCGCAAATACTTTCACTGAAAAGAGTGCGCTGTGCGTTCAGGTGTTTATCTCTAATTTGCGGTGGAGCGCATTTGCGGGGGAGTTGGTTGAACCAATGCGATATCCTGGTATGCTCACGTCTGCCTTATTCCCACCGGGCTGTGTGTTCTTTTTTGAggatagtagcctagtctgtttATGTCATTACCACTTTATCAATATTTTGTCATTAGGCTACATCATATTTGTTCTGCTTAGTTTTTAACTGAGAGTCCTGAGGCAGTCTACCCttgcctaggctataggctcaACAGTGCATAAGCTAGTCTTGATTAGTCCAGCGCTTAATTTTGGACAAAAATGACTGCTAGCCCTGGACTCAGTGGCAACAGTGTTCTGACGGACAGCCCAACAGACGAAGACGACGGAGGGCAGGCCGTTGGCCTAAAAAAGCAGATTGGTCTCGTCAGCGCATGTGGAATCATTATCGGTAAGTCCTCCATTATCCACGGCATCATCACAAACTTtgtaatgtgtgcgtgtgagagcgCTTTGAATGTAGGCTTTTTCCGTGTCAGAGATGAGTCCCAGAATTTAGTCATTAGCCTAGTGTTGCTGGGTAGGCTACTTATCAGAAAAATTCTACATTATTTAGAGAATAAAATTATTGTAGTTGCTTTTGTGGATTCATAGTTCGACTATAATGACCTGGACCAACACTTGATTGAGTGCACGATATGACGCCAGCCAGTGTCTCCAAACTCATAGACcatatctctctcacacgcatacacaggtGGATAGGCTTAACAAAAGGAAATAAACTTTGTTTAAAGTCTATTGTTGTATTGTTATAGGCTATATTCGATGCCGCAATTGATTGCCACAAATAACTATGAGGGCATTTTCTCTCCTTTGGGTTTTGTTATGCATTCAACAAAATTGTCTTTGAGGCATAACCAAAGCAAATATGCAAGAGAAAGGAATTCATGCACAGAAAaatattgtgtaggcctaccaaTTGTGTCTCTAAACAGGAAATGCTAGATGAAGGGTGGGGAAATGGCCCCTTCCCCTATCCAATCCTTTTAAGTGTGGTCCCACCGTGAGAGTGTGGGCGACTGACCTGAATCATTTAATTCCCTGCCAGTTTAATTATAGAAATGGGAGTTAATAGCTGAATTTGTATGTCAATGCACACCGCATTCACTGAGAGATCTATTGTTTGCCCACATCAGAAAACATTTTGCTAACAATGTAAATACTTTGTTCCCTTATATTTGCAGGCAACATCATTGGGTCTGGGATCTTTGTCAGTCCAAAGGGGGTTTTGGAGAATGCCAGTTCAGTAGGCCTGTCACTCATAGTGTGGGCAGTGACTGGCATTATCACAGCCATTGGAGCCCTTTGCTATGCTGAGCTTGGTGTGACAATCCCCAAGTCAGGTGGTGACTATTATTATGTTAAGGACATATTTGGTGAAGTTGCAGGGTAGGTATTGCAGTTGCATACATTCATGGGTGGTGCAGAACATAATCGTGTTTTTGTGGCTAAAAAAagcgatttgtgtgtgtgtgtgtgcacgcgtgtgtctgtgtctgtgtgattgctTGTGTTTGCACACATATGGACACTCACAGGTTTCTGAGGCTATGGATTGcagtgctggtcatctaccccACCAACCAGGCAGTCATTGCACTCACATTCTCTAACTACATCCTGCAGCCCCTGTTCCCCTCCTGCTTTCCCCCGGAGAGCAGCCTGCGACTGCTGGCCGCCGTCTGTCTTTGTGAGTACACCgccccaccccccaaacacacacacacaatttttgattttttttttatataaataaacagcAACAACATGGAGCTCAGACACTCAAACAGCAAGGGCACACGCAGGGCAAGGGGGAAAACAGTAGTGATGTTATATCTTTTCTTTGTTCATGTTAAGTCTGGTAGCTGCATTCTGGATCGGTTGTAATCTAGCAAGGGTGAAACGAGTCAACCCTATATACAAAGGTTCAGTCTTGAGGTGGTTAAAGCATGGATTGGTGTTTTCAAGTCCTTGTAAGATACAAAAATAGCTTTTGTATAGCTATGGTTCTAATCTGATAAAAGATGACCTTCACCACACTActgatgtgtttgtttaaattcaaatgattCAAAAATACAGATATTCTACAGAGCCAGGAGTGCCAAATGTATTTGTAAGAACTCCCTTAACATCCCACATTTGATTTCTTTTAGACTGTTAAATAGGTTGTTCAATTAGCAAGTGCTGTCTGTTGTAACGGGAAGGCAAAATTGCCTGTTCTCTGCATAACAAACATACTTAATGTTTTATTTCTCAAAGACTGAGCCAGGGGCAAGCATGTGTAATggatagggctgtcaatcgattaaaaaatgtaatcaaattaattacatactctgtgataaattaatctaaattaatcgcatatataatttttgctgtgaaagtattttaaatatttaaattcaaatgaatcattgaataatcaacattagtgacattaaagttcaaaaactcttattattttcactgttggtcataataatctatgatatgacttaatatgctgaggaaataaatttaAAAGTGGTTCAGGAAGAAGCACTTTTGACATTTTTTtgacaccatcaggccgttatttaaaagtaaatgttccaatcaatgatctaggcagcacatttccttctctctccttcattttacagtcgctaatggttactgactagaactagaatttgtaaaaatcaatatacgagttacaaatataattttttttatttgtagatatcaaaacacatgcaaatcaagaaatatttgtggatccccctctgcgcatatacaaatattattgagacaaagcTCCATCTTGGAATGCATTTGTCATTgaattaaaggtgccatgtgtaatgtccaccaaaaaatcaattcatactccacattccataaaagatggggcagtatacctccagaaagtgagttggtctaccctagagtaacaaccgagacacgtgtattgcagtttggctggcggttatgttgcccgcataccgcctcccatggccgaaactggtattatgacacctgtcgggctgtggctagtaatttagcatgctaatttaggttgatctctctgcagcactataccttgtcatttttttaatgacatcatcgcccttatttcttctcattcttttgatgcgtgtagctcattttttggatatttttacctcaattcttacacatggcaccttttaaTTGTGTGCATCACCCACCCCTTTGTTGGGTTTTCTGATAGGATGGCAAGTGTCATACAAGTGTATTGTTGCAAAATCAGCATAGACTGAGAGTCAGAATGTGGCTTAGGTTTTACTGCCTCAGTGATATCGTTGTTGAAAACTCTCATTGTCTCTGAGTTTAATTATCTTGACATAAATCTCTAATTTTGGGGGGAGATTCTCTCAGAACAACAAAGCAATACATTTCAAATTACCGGTAATTATGAGGTGTTCAATATCCCAGGCTAAAACTCCAGTGGTATTTATTTTGTGGACATGACTGAAGATTACTGAAGATAGTTCATCATCAGAGGGATTGTTTGTTGGAGATAAAAGTATCCTAACTGAATTTACTGCAGTTAAATTTGTGGTGCTTTGAGTTTCAATCAATCAGCACGTTTTCATGCCGGGAATAAACAGTTTTGAATCAGTTTATTGCCCAAATTCTGTTTATGTCAATATTCGGTTTTCTGTTAAACAAGCAAGTAGGTCACATTTTGAGCATATTCCTGTTTACATAGCATTCAAATAAGTCAGTGACGTAGCTTACAAATAGGCTCCCAACATCATGACTTAAATCTCCGCTGGTGGAATTCCCTCTTTTGGCTGCATAATACAACGTCTTCAAGGTCTTCCACCTGTATTTCACTTCTTCAGGCGTACGTCGATAGCCAGCCTCATTAAAGCTgtagttggcaagtctgacagactgaggggacttagccaaaaagtttaatgtttacaactcATGCCTCTCCCCCACTACCATCGAGCatcctctcatcgagtttgtgctcgtcaatgcgcaccagactgtgattgacagccagatctcacacagccctgctctgattggaccagaagaaccaggagctgtattttgaaaaacaaataacaggctctaggtggaggtagaagtgcggtttttttttttcctaaaactggctgatttatgttgttctgtcggagcatagtgtctgtttcagtgaatatgatgcATCTTTTTAAAAAACGTCACTTACGAGATTTTCTCCCGTCGATGAACTCATTTGCATGATTGTAAGACGGGCTACGTTTGTCTCCGCTTCTTTCCAAAATTATGCGCGTTGTTTCGCCAAGATTAGGAAAGTGTGAGAAAATTGGTTCATTTTATCCTAATTCTGTGTGAATTGATCATGTGCAGGCCTACAACACTTTTCTTTCTGGGAGCATATTCCGTTTAAGGTGTTTTCATGACCCAATATTCTGTTTAAAACAGGCATATGCTAGGGTGTGCAAACGGTTTATTAGTAAACCGAATATGGCCTTTTTTGGTTTATTTAAATCAGAATAAGTTGTTTACAAGAGGCTACACGTATTCAGTTTAATCCCAATAGACTGATTCGAAACCGGAAACATGCTGAATTGCATATATTTGGAAAAATGCATGACCTGGATGGATTTTTATGTGAAATTATTGATGTAATAAGATTGTTGTGGTAATTTCACAACTGTTTTGTCTTGAGTAAAAATTGCACTATGTAAACGTAAACAAATGTAAACTTAGAGAAAGACAAACGACTCTATGACTAATTAAGCCAATGCCCATAACCCTAGCCATCTGTTTTTATAAAGAGAAGCGACTGCTGTTAAGGGAAACGTGTCACTCTGTCTCCTAGTGTTGCTAACCTGGGTGAACTGCTTCAGTGTGAACTGGGCCACCCGTGTGCAGGATGTGTTCACGGCTGGGAAGCTGCTAGCCCTGGGTCTCATCATCTGCATGGGATTAGTCCAGATCTGCAAGGGTATGTCTTTACCAACACATGAATAATTCAGTGTAAAGGTGGTGCCTTGCTCTCTGGAATtgtgcaatgtttttttgtttctcatatattttttattttatgtcaaTGCAGGTTATTGTTAAAATACTGTTAGGGGTGATGTGGTGCAAGTGGCTACAGTGTCCGTACCACattcgggtccaagtgcccatggGTTTGAATCAGACCCGCGGTAATTTCTGGATTTCACCCCATAACtccctcccactcacttcctgtctctcttcactgtcctatctgaataaAGACAAAAAGTATACTCAAAAAGCACTGCTAACACCTCTGAGGATATCTTTTGTTTGTCGTTGCTTGATTTGAAGTTTGTTCATCCAGTTCAGCATTCTCCAATATTCAAGAAGAAAAATAGCTCACAATGCTGCCAATTTTTCTTTTGATAGTACTTCCTCATGTGTGAAGCATTTGCAATAATACCACAGCCAGGGGAGGAGCCATGTCAGGAATTTGGATGGTGTAGTAAACCGCATTTGTGTTGGTTTATTGACCTATATTGGTGTTAATATGGAAACAAAAGAGCAGAAAAGAAGACTGACTGGAATGTTGGGGTTAGGTTAGGTTTGAGGGTTGGCATTTACAGGCATTTTCTATTAAAGGGCATGAGAATATGATCTGAGATTGGCACAAGCTGTCCTGTCTATGCCAAAGAAGATGCCAGGATTACAGTACATTTCCTCAATGGCATCTTGTGGTATATATaacatggttgtgtgttgcATGCTAGTTAGGTTCTACTGGCATGTGGGTTAATGAGGTTTTCACGGAGGAAGCTGTAAAAACGTCAAGCTCCTGGAAATGGCAGTGATGAGAAGACATGGAATGGGAGTTAGGAATGAATGGGGCATAATTTATTGCTGTTAAGTTTATATGCATTctgtacaccaaagttttacaTGCTTATTTATGCTCTTTATTCATTTGTAGGGGAACATTACTGGCTAGAGCCAGCACATGCCTTTGACACTCAGCAGGACTATGATGTCGGAAGAGTTGCTTTGGCTTTCCTGCAAGGTTCTTTTGCCTATGGAGGCTGGAATTTCCTTAACTATGTTACAGAGGAGCTCATTGATCCATACAGGTAATGTGTAACTGATTTCACATTTTATGTTAATGATGCGTAAATGATATGTAAAGGATTTCCAAAAATTTCATTTCATAAATCGCAAAACGTGCGAAAATGAACTAGAGATCTTTCATTTTCAGGAACCTCCCTCGTGCAATCTACATCTCCATCCCTGTGGtgacatttgtgtatgtgttcgcTAATGTTGCGTATATCACGGCCATGAGTCCTCAGGAGCTGCTGGCCTCCAACGCCGTGGCTGTGGTGAgacgacacaaacacacacactccatcagcCCCCTTTACTAAGCAGATTATACCACTCATTATGTAATGGTGCTTTTGAGGGCTAGTTCTTTAGGCGGGCAAAGATGTTTTTATGTAGTTTTTAAATTACAGCTGTTTGGCTGGCTTATCAACACTCCGTTGGCTAAGAGCATTTGGCctcttctttctgtctgtctcccagACGTTTGGGCAGAAGTTATTGGGAGTGATGTCATGGATCATGCCTGTTTCCGTTGCGCTGTCCACATTCGGAGGGGTCAACGGCTCCCTCTTCACTTCGTCTCGGTCAGTTccttcacccctctctctctctccctcctaatTCTCTTTGTCATATCACACAATCATCATCACATACTACTGTCTAGTTCAATTTCCTATTGTGATATATTCAATGAAACAGCAATTGCAGATGTTTGCACACCCAATTCCAGTTATTTGGCTGTATTACACTTGCATATAAATTTGACAGTTTTGGGCTTGATTACTTTCAGCTTGTTTTTCGCTGGAGCGAGGGAAGGACATCTACCGCGTTTGCTTGCCATGATCCACTTGGAGCGCTGCACCCCAATCCCAGCATTGCTTTTCACTGTGAGCCTCACACATTCAGCCCTTTCCACTTCATCTCAATTCCTTTCACTTGTGATATTTTgccatttaatttgtttgagaATTATTTATGTTACACCATTTTCCTTTAGTGTCTGTCAACACTCCTGATGCTGTGCAC of Alosa sapidissima isolate fAloSap1 chromosome 1, fAloSap1.pri, whole genome shotgun sequence contains these proteins:
- the slc7a8b gene encoding large neutral amino acids transporter small subunit 2, producing the protein MTASPGLSGNSVLTDSPTDEDDGGQAVGLKKQIGLVSACGIIIGNIIGSGIFVSPKGVLENASSVGLSLIVWAVTGIITAIGALCYAELGVTIPKSGGDYYYVKDIFGEVAGFLRLWIAVLVIYPTNQAVIALTFSNYILQPLFPSCFPPESSLRLLAAVCLLLLTWVNCFSVNWATRVQDVFTAGKLLALGLIICMGLVQICKGEHYWLEPAHAFDTQQDYDVGRVALAFLQGSFAYGGWNFLNYVTEELIDPYRNLPRAIYISIPVVTFVYVFANVAYITAMSPQELLASNAVAVTFGQKLLGVMSWIMPVSVALSTFGGVNGSLFTSSRLFFAGAREGHLPRLLAMIHLERCTPIPALLFTCLSTLLMLCTSDMYTLINYVGFINYLFYGVTVAGQIVLRFRQPDLYRPIKVNLMWPVIYLLFWAFLLVFSLYSEPIVCGTGVAIMLTGIPVYFLCVYWDGKPKSVNIAIAAVTHLIQKLCRVVFPSEDESRETVTSNETENLNNSCSKRSA